Genomic DNA from Pseudanabaena sp. ABRG5-3:
AAGAGAACTATTGCCCCTCGCTCAAGAAGAAGGATTAGCCGTAATTCCTTATAATCCTCTCGCAGGGGGATTGCTGACGGGTAAACATAATCCTAATCAAGAACCAGCATCAGGAACGCGCTTTACCCTTGCTGCTGCCGCGAAGATGTATCAAGAGCGCTATTGGCGCGATCGCGAATTTAGCACTGTCCAAAAGTTGCAGGATGTGGCTAAGGAAGCAGGAATCCCGCTAACCACTCTATCCCTTGCTTGGGTATTGGCGAATCCAATCATCACCGCACCGATTATTGGCGCGAGTCGTCCTGAACAGCTTGCCGATAATTTCAAGGCGTTAGAAATCCAGTTAGATACTGACTTAAAAGCCAAGCTCGATCATATTTCTGCTGAATATCGCCTCGGTGATGCCTTGCGGTAATTTGAGAATTTTGATTTACGCGGAATTTTCTCAGACCCTCACCCCTAGCCCCTCTCCCTTTTTGGGAGAGGGGAACAAGAGTATTTTCTTACGCCCCTTCTCCCGTTCTGGGAGAAGGGGTTGGGGGATGAGGGGAATTTTGATTTTGGGTAAATTTTGCAAAATTCTCATGGAGTTTAATTTTTAGGAACTTAAATGACCACAAAAACTCGTCCGTTACATCGCAAAAGTTTCAAACATAATTTGCGATCGCACCTCAGATCCCAAGCCTTCCAACGCGCTGCCGATGCTCCCGATCTACCAGCGACTCCTTTCCGTTTTGTCTGGTATTTTGTCAGCCAATTTCGTTGGTGGTATGTGGCGATGGTGGCTCTTGAAGCGCTCCATGCCATTTGTGGGATTATGCTCCCCTTTGCGATCGGCGAAATTATGCGAGGTGTCACTAGAGCTAGTCAGCATGGCGCAGGGATAGAAGCGATTTGGAATCCTTTTATTTTGTTCGCCTGTTTAAGCATTGGTGAAGTGATCTTTGGCAAAACCTCTGGGCTAGTGATGATCTTGCTACAGCCCGTTTTGCGGCAGCACGTAGCCCGAAATCTTTATGGCTATTTACAGCACCATTCCCATCGCTACATTAGCAATAGTTTCGCAGGAGCCTTAGCCCATCGCATTGGCGAAACTTCCCTTGGCGTTGCCCGCACTCTATATTCGCTCATTTTCGATTTCATGCCTGTGGGCATTGTGATGACAGTGGCGATCGCTCTACTAGCTCGCGTAAATTCAGGGCTAGCCCTATTTGTAGGAATTTGGGCTTTCTCCTTTGTTTCTGTTTCCTATTGGCTTGCCTCCCGCAGTCGTCCCTACGAGCTAGCCGCATCCTCCGCTAGGAGCGAAACGATCGGACAGATTGTCGATACTGTGACTAATCTCAGTAGTGTGCGTTTATTTGCCCGATTGGGTTTTGAGCGCAAGTATTTACGCGATCGCCATGTAGTCGAACTCAAGGATGTGAGACGGGCAAACTGGTATTCGGAGCGTGTAAAACTGTTCCAATTTGTTGCAGGAGCCGCCCTGAAAATTGGGACGCTTTACTATGCCCTGACCCTATGGAGTCAAGGAAAGATTGAAGTTGCCGATTTTGTAATGGCAAGTAGCATTGCGCTCTTAATTATTTCTGAAGCGAAGAATTTAAGTCGTCGCTTTTTAGAATTTTTTGAGCATATTGGCAATGTCAGCAATGGAGTTTATACGATTATCCAACCCCATGAAATCATCGATCACGATCGCCCAATATCTCATTCCATTACCCAAGGCAAAATCGAATTTCGGGACGTGAACTTCAGCTATTCCGATGACAAGAAAGTTTTTGATCATCTCTCAATTACGATTGAGTCAGGGCAAAGAGTCGGACTAGTTGGCTTGTCTGGTTCGGGTAAATCCACTTTTGTAAATTTAGTATTGCGCCTTTTCGATCCGCAATCTGGACAAATTCTCATTGATGGCGAAGAGATTCGCGACATCAGCCAAGAATCTCTCCATGCCCAGATCAGTCTCATTCCTCAAGATCCATCGCTATTTCATCGCACTCTCCTCGAAAATATTCGCTATGGGCGCTTAGAAGCAACCGATCAGGAAGTAGTCGAAGCTGCAAGAAAAGCTAATGCCCATGAATTTATCCAACAAATTCGCGAAGGATATGACTCGATGGTGGGAGAACGTGGCGTAAAGCTATCAGGTGGTCAGCGTCAAAGAATTGCGATCGCCAGAGTCATTCTCAAAGATGCGCCAATTCTGATTCTCGATGAAGCGACTTCGAGCCTTGATTCGATTACCGAACGCGCCATACAAGACACTCTCGACAAAGAAATGAACGGTAAAACCGTAATTGTCGTAGCGCACCGTCTTTCCACAATTTCCCATCTAGATCGGATTTTAGTATTCCATCACGGAAAAATAGTTGAAGATGGTTCCCATACTGACTTGTTAGCACTAAAAGGTGCATACCATCGTCTATGGCAGATGCAAGCAGGCGGATTCTTGCCTGAAAATCTGAGCGATGAAAATTTTGCCAATAAAGCTCCAAATAACGGTGCTACAAACGGTTTTCAAATTGGTGCGATCGCATCTCCTACTAATCATCAATCTTCAGTAATTTCAGAGTTAGTTCAAGATTAGAAATTTGATTGTATTTCCATTCTTTGCTTCCTATTTTTTGTTTCAATCCTATTTTGTATAGTAGCTAACTTGAATTTTAATTCGATCCATGTGAGGATCATTTCTATAAACTACGGTATTTACGTGTATATTTAGTAAATTAATTAGAGCCTTTAGTTTACAAAGGATCTACAGGTTTCCCATAATTTCCCATAACTAGATAGACAAGTCCATGAAAGAACTGCCTCCATTGTTTAAGGTCTTTACTCGCCCTGATCAAGTTCAAAAAATTAAAATGCGATCGCTATTATTTTCCGCCGCCTATAGTCTCGTTTTATCCACTACTTTAATTGGTTGCGGTTCCACTCCTACAGCCTCAACTTCAACCGATTCTAAAACTGGATCAACATCGCCTAACGCAAAAACTACTGAAGCCAGCAAGCCTGCTGCTAGCGGAGAGAAAAAAGTTATTCGGATTGTACGTTCTAAACAGCTCACAGCGTTAGCAGTTTTAGAGAAACAAGGCACATTAGAAAAAGCCTTTCAACCCCTCGGCTATGAAGTAAAATGGGCGGAATTTGCCGCAGGTCCTCAACAACTCGAAGCCTTGAATGCTAATGGTCTTGATATTGCCTCTACTGCCGAATCACCTCCAATATTCTCCCAAGCCGCAGGTAGTCCATTAGTTTATATTGGTGCAACTGCTAGTAATGGTAAACCTGTAGCTCTTTTAGTTGGAAAAGATTCACCAATCAAAAGCGTTCAAGATCTTAAAGGCAAAAAAATTGCTTTCCAAAAAGCTTCCATTGGTCACTATTTAGCGGTTAAAGCCTTTGAAAAAGAAGGATTATCAACGAGTGACTTTGAATCTGTCTTTTTACCTCCCGCCGATGCCAGTGCTGCTTTTAGTCAAGGCAAAGTTGATGGTTGGTTTATTTGGGATCCATTTATCACCCGCACTGAACTAAGTGGAGTTGGACGAGTATTGATTGACGGAGAAAAGCTCCGTGATACTCGTAACTTCTATACTACAACTCGTAAGTATTACGAAGGTAATAAAGAAGCAATTAAACTTTTCTTTGAAGAATTGGAAAAGGCTGATGCTTTTGTCAAAGCTAATCCTAAAGAAGTGGCAGCACTTTTAACAGATGTCACTAAAGTCGAAGCTCCCATTCTCGAAAAAATGCACGCTAAGTATGAGTATGGTCTACGTCCGATTACAGAGGATATTATTAAAGAACAGGAAAGAGTTGCAGAATTTTGGTTTAAATATAAGCTAATTCCTAATAAACCCGATGTCCGTGCTGGGTTTCTAAAACCTGAAGAATACGATTACATCACACCTAAGAATGTACTTGCTCTAGCCAAAGAAACTAAGTCTTAATTATCTATTAACTATCACCAATCTTCCATTATCAATTACTAAAAATACATGACTGTCACAATTTCTAACCCTTCTACCACTAATCAAGATTTCAAAATCACTCCCTTAGATGCACCTTTAGGCGCAGTGGTTACGGGCTTAGATGCTAGCAAACCCGTCGATCCCGCCACGATTTTGCGACTGAAACAAGCCCATCGTAACTACCACATTCTCATTTTCAAAAACCAGAAACTAACCGATGAGCAATTAAAGAACTTTGCTTATTACTTCGGCGATTTGTTTGTTCCCCTTGATGAGACTCCTGTACTCGCTTCTAAAGTGGGTTTTACACCTGTAGTCATCCCTGTGGCAAATATTGAAGGCGGTTTTACAGGGACGGGTGAACTCAGTTTCCATTCCGATCATCAATGGACTCCCTATCCTTCTAGTGGTTCATTTCTCTATGCTGAAGAAGTGACCACTAAGGGTGGTGAGACGGCTTGGCTCAATCTCAACCTTGCCTACGAAGCTTTGGATGATGTAACTAAAGAACGCATTAAAGATTTACAATTGATCACTTACAATCCCTTTGTGCGGACTCCTGACTCACCCCGACGCTTATACCGTACTGACACTACTACACCACTAGTCGCGCCTGTATTTCCTCATCCTCTAGTCCGCACTCATCCTGAAAGTGGATTGAAAATTCTTAGCCTTGGCTATGAGACAGAAGTATCCTTAGTAGGAGTCGATCCAGAGGAAGGTTCGGCGCTAATTTCCCAATTGCGTCAGCATCTCAATCAACCCAAGTTCTATTACGAGCATAAATGGTCTGTCGGCGACATTGTGTATTGGGATAACCAGTCAACTTTGCATCGTCGTAACGCTTTCGACCCTAGTGAGCGCCGTGTTTTAAAGCGTATCAGCCTTGGTGGTAGCCGTCCATTTTAAATTCTAAATATAGTCATCAAGGCAGATGTGATTACTGAAGGCTAAGTCGCAATTATTCCCTCTAAGATCTTAACGGAAATTTAGTTATTACATGGTTACGTTATTTCATCAAGTTAAACAGCAGAAAGTCTCTATTTTTCAAAGATTTGCTCTATTTGTAACTCCTAGTTTACTAGCGGTCTCAACCGTTTTAAGCAGTTGTGCTACTTCTACAAATCAATCTATAACAGCCTCCACTACATCACCATCTAAGAATGAAACAAAAACTGCTGCGATCAAAATCAAAGTATTAAGGTTGGGATATCAAACGGCTGGTGATATCGTCAAGGTCAAAGGAGTCCTTGAAAAGCGGCTTGAGCCATTAGGTGTGAAGGTAGAGTGGTCACAGTTTGCCGCAGGTCCTCAACTGATGGAAGCTCTTAATGTGGGCAAAATTGATTTAGGCTCCGTGGGTGAGACACCACCAATTTTTGCTCAAGCCGCAGGTTCCTCTCTGGTGTACGTTTCAGGTCGTAGACCTAGCGAAGGTAAGGGAAGTGCGATTATTGTTCAGAAAGATTCACCCATCAAAAGTGTTGCCGACCTCAAGGGACAAAAAGTTGTTTTTCAGAAGGGTTCCGCTTCCCATTATCTATTAATCAAGGCCTTGGATGAAGTAGGTCTGAAGTATAGCGATATTCAGGCTGTCACCTTGCCTCCTGTGGATGCGAGAGAAGCATTTATTCAAGGTCGCATTGATGCTTGGGTGACGTGGGATCCCTATTTGGCTTTTGTGCAGTCAAAAGCTGAAGCTCGTGTGCTTAGGGATGCTAATAAGATCGCAACTCAAGGTGGATTTTATATTGCGTCGCGGACTTTTGCCACGGAAAATCCTGAAGTATTGCGGATTATTTTGGAGGAAATTGACAAAAATGGTGACTGGGCAGAATCAAATCGTCCTGAAGTTGTGAAGTTAGTTGCTCCAATTCTAAAAATCGATCCTCAAATTTATGAAGTTGTCTCTGGACGGGCAAGTTACCGCTTGCGGGCAATTACTCCTCAAGTACTCGAGGAGCAGCAAAGGATTGCAGATTTGTTTACTCAAGAGAAGGTGATTCCCAAGAAAATTGATATCAAGGATGCTGCTTTGACTCCTGAACAATATGAGGCGATTACACCCGATACCCTTAAGACAGCAGTTAAGAATTGACAACAGACAGCTTTGGTCTTTCGTTACGAGTTGTGGCTCGGACTTTCCTTGGCGATCGCAAAGTATTATTGAAATCTTTGCTATTCAAAACTCTCCTAGGTAGTCAAGCATAAGTAAACTTAAAACCCATATTTCTGTACTTCCTGCTACGCTGGCATTACAGAAATATGGGTTTCGTTTATAACTATAGCTATCGCCAAGTGTACTAGGACATAAAACCCAAGAATTGATTGGCAGCGCGGAGCGCCGCCAATCAATTCTTGGGTTTTGGACAAGTGACTGTAGCTATATAAAATGACTAAATAACTAAATAAGGAGTAATGACTATGAATAGTTTCTGGCAACTGTCTATATCAGAGATTATAGAGATGTATTTTCCTCACTGTTATCTTCCCAAATTTCAATATCTAAATCGTTCAAGTAGGCGATCGCAGTTTGGATTTGGGCATAAGCCCCTTTGAGGCTGAGATGAAACCAGCCACTGCCAGCATTGATACCTAGGGTCGCAGACACAATGTTTACGGTCACACCATGCTGTGAAATCAAATTTGAAATTACAGGTTCACCATGTAAATCTTCGGGAATACGAACCTTGATATCTTTAGTTATAGAACGAGTATCGACAGTCATGCTCAAAATTCCTTTTTGTTCATATTCTTTAAATGTTAAAGAAGGGCAATGTCAAATTTTTATCCATAATTTTGAAGGCTTTTACGAAGCAAAAATCTTCAAAATTATGGATTCTATTACTCACGAGAATTAGAATTGTGAGTTCTACGTTCGAGAATTTCCTTAAGAATCAAAGTAACAACAGCCAAGAGAGCAAGGAGAACAGCAGCCGAATAAGCCACCTCCGTTTCATATTGTTTGTAAGACTCCTCAACAAAGAGAGGCAAACTCTGAGTCTTAGCGGCAATATTACCAGAGACCACAGATACCGCACCAAACTCACCCATAGCACGAGCATTAGTCAAAACCAAACCATAGAGAAGCCCCCAACGAATATTAGGTAGAACAACCTTCCAGAAAATCTGCCAATCACTTGCGCCAAGAGTGCGAGCCGCCTCCTCTTGATCCGTCCCCATTTCATCAAGAACAGGAATTACTTCACGAGCAATAAAAGGCATACTGACAAAAATCGTGGCAAGTAACATACCAGGAAAAGCAAATACTACTTTAATATCATTAGCCTCTAACCAAGAGCCAAACCAACCAAGTCGGCCGTACAGCAAAACAATCATCAAACCCGCAACCACAGGAGAGATCGAGAAAGGAAGATCGATGATACTAAGTAAAAGAGCCTTGCCCGGAAACTTATTACGAGCGATCGCCCAAGCAGCACTTAAGCCAAAAATAGTATTTAGAGGCAAAGCAATAACAGCCAGAGAAACAGTTAGCTTGATCGCATTTTGGAAATCAGGACGTTTCATCGCTTCAAGAATCGGACTAAAGCCTTTGCTAAAAGCAGTGACAAATACATTAGCCGCAGGTAGAAGCAGCACCAGTCCAAGATAAAGAAAAGCGATCGCAATTAAGATTGCAGGAGCAAAGCTTTTCTTCTGAGGGATTTTAGTTGGTTGCGATGAATTTTGAGAGTGATCGCTCTCAAAATTATTTACAGAATTATCCAAATTAGCCATATCGTTTACTCCAAGCCTGTAAGAGATTAATAGCGAGGAGACTCACAAAGGATATAGCTAACATCACTACCCCAATTACCGTTGCTCCTACATAGTCATACTGTTCCAAACGTTGAAAGATCAAAATAGGGGTGATTAGATCCCTAAACGGAGTATTAGATGCAATAATCACCGTTGAGCCATATTCACCAACAGCACGTGAAAACCCAAGAGCTACCCCTGTCAAGATTGCAGGTGTTAGCGGAGGCAGAATTACTTGGATAAAAGTCTGGATTTTTGATGCGCCAAGAGACCAAGCCGCTTCTTCGATTTCTTTTTCTAGCTCAGTGAGAACAGGTTGAACAGTTCTGACGATGAAGGGTAGAGAGATAAACATCATGGCGATCCAAACGCCGATACGAGTAAAGGCAATCTTGATGCCCATCGGCGCAAATAGTGACCCAATCCAGCCTTTCTCGCTATAGACTGTGGCTAGGGTTAGTCCTGCCACAGCAGTGGGTAGAGCAAAGGGTAAATCGACAACCGCTTCGAGAAATCGTTTACCGAAGAATTCATACCTTACGAGCACCCATGCGATTAAGGTTCCAAATACTCCGTTGATGGCGGCGGCGGCGAAGGCAGTGACGAAAGTAATTTCGTAACTAGATAGGGCGATCGGGCTGGTGGCGGTTTTCCAGAAGCTCTCGAAGGGTTCGCTGGATGCTTTGGTGAGCATGGCGGCGATTGGTAGTATCAGTAGCAAGGCTAGATAGACGATGGTGATGATCCATGTCCAAGGGATTTTCGATAGAATTTTTAGTATAGGGTTGGATTTCCGTCTCTGAGGCGGCGATGGAGGAGTTATCGTTACCATAGGTCAAAGTTTTAGTTGCTTAGCAGACAAGGGGCTTAAGCCCCTTGTTGATTGATTGATCTAGTTTCTAGCGCTTAATTTGAGATTGGATTCTGTCAAAAGCTCCACCATCTGCAAAGAATTTTTTGTCGATTTCTGCCCAATCACCAAAATCTTTGACAGTTGCTAATTCCTTGACGGCGGGGAATTGAGCAACAAACTGTTTTTCTTTTGCAACAGTTTCATTCACGGGACGGAATCCTAACTTAGCAAATTCAGTCTGGGCTTCAGTACTATACAGGAATTTGACAAAAGCTTCAGCAACTTCTTTGGTTCCGTGCTTTGCAGTATTCTTATCCACTACTGCAATGGGATTATCAATCGAAATATTCACTTCAGGAACTGTGTAAGTTACCTTCTGCCCCTTTTGTGAAGCTAGAATAATTTCGTTTTCATAGTTGATCAAAGCATCCCCTTGCCCTTGTTTGAAGAAGGCAT
This window encodes:
- a CDS encoding ABC transporter ATP-binding protein yields the protein MTTKTRPLHRKSFKHNLRSHLRSQAFQRAADAPDLPATPFRFVWYFVSQFRWWYVAMVALEALHAICGIMLPFAIGEIMRGVTRASQHGAGIEAIWNPFILFACLSIGEVIFGKTSGLVMILLQPVLRQHVARNLYGYLQHHSHRYISNSFAGALAHRIGETSLGVARTLYSLIFDFMPVGIVMTVAIALLARVNSGLALFVGIWAFSFVSVSYWLASRSRPYELAASSARSETIGQIVDTVTNLSSVRLFARLGFERKYLRDRHVVELKDVRRANWYSERVKLFQFVAGAALKIGTLYYALTLWSQGKIEVADFVMASSIALLIISEAKNLSRRFLEFFEHIGNVSNGVYTIIQPHEIIDHDRPISHSITQGKIEFRDVNFSYSDDKKVFDHLSITIESGQRVGLVGLSGSGKSTFVNLVLRLFDPQSGQILIDGEEIRDISQESLHAQISLIPQDPSLFHRTLLENIRYGRLEATDQEVVEAARKANAHEFIQQIREGYDSMVGERGVKLSGGQRQRIAIARVILKDAPILILDEATSSLDSITERAIQDTLDKEMNGKTVIVVAHRLSTISHLDRILVFHHGKIVEDGSHTDLLALKGAYHRLWQMQAGGFLPENLSDENFANKAPNNGATNGFQIGAIASPTNHQSSVISELVQD
- a CDS encoding aliphatic sulfonate ABC transporter substrate-binding protein; this translates as MKELPPLFKVFTRPDQVQKIKMRSLLFSAAYSLVLSTTLIGCGSTPTASTSTDSKTGSTSPNAKTTEASKPAASGEKKVIRIVRSKQLTALAVLEKQGTLEKAFQPLGYEVKWAEFAAGPQQLEALNANGLDIASTAESPPIFSQAAGSPLVYIGATASNGKPVALLVGKDSPIKSVQDLKGKKIAFQKASIGHYLAVKAFEKEGLSTSDFESVFLPPADASAAFSQGKVDGWFIWDPFITRTELSGVGRVLIDGEKLRDTRNFYTTTRKYYEGNKEAIKLFFEELEKADAFVKANPKEVAALLTDVTKVEAPILEKMHAKYEYGLRPITEDIIKEQERVAEFWFKYKLIPNKPDVRAGFLKPEEYDYITPKNVLALAKETKS
- a CDS encoding TauD/TfdA dioxygenase family protein → MTVTISNPSTTNQDFKITPLDAPLGAVVTGLDASKPVDPATILRLKQAHRNYHILIFKNQKLTDEQLKNFAYYFGDLFVPLDETPVLASKVGFTPVVIPVANIEGGFTGTGELSFHSDHQWTPYPSSGSFLYAEEVTTKGGETAWLNLNLAYEALDDVTKERIKDLQLITYNPFVRTPDSPRRLYRTDTTTPLVAPVFPHPLVRTHPESGLKILSLGYETEVSLVGVDPEEGSALISQLRQHLNQPKFYYEHKWSVGDIVYWDNQSTLHRRNAFDPSERRVLKRISLGGSRPF
- a CDS encoding sulfonate ABC transporter substrate-binding protein is translated as MVTLFHQVKQQKVSIFQRFALFVTPSLLAVSTVLSSCATSTNQSITASTTSPSKNETKTAAIKIKVLRLGYQTAGDIVKVKGVLEKRLEPLGVKVEWSQFAAGPQLMEALNVGKIDLGSVGETPPIFAQAAGSSLVYVSGRRPSEGKGSAIIVQKDSPIKSVADLKGQKVVFQKGSASHYLLIKALDEVGLKYSDIQAVTLPPVDAREAFIQGRIDAWVTWDPYLAFVQSKAEARVLRDANKIATQGGFYIASRTFATENPEVLRIILEEIDKNGDWAESNRPEVVKLVAPILKIDPQIYEVVSGRASYRLRAITPQVLEEQQRIADLFTQEKVIPKKIDIKDAALTPEQYEAITPDTLKTAVKN
- a CDS encoding NIL domain-containing protein, with amino-acid sequence MTVDTRSITKDIKVRIPEDLHGEPVISNLISQHGVTVNIVSATLGINAGSGWFHLSLKGAYAQIQTAIAYLNDLDIEIWEDNSEENTSL
- the cysW gene encoding sulfate ABC transporter permease subunit CysW, which encodes MANLDNSVNNFESDHSQNSSQPTKIPQKKSFAPAILIAIAFLYLGLVLLLPAANVFVTAFSKGFSPILEAMKRPDFQNAIKLTVSLAVIALPLNTIFGLSAAWAIARNKFPGKALLLSIIDLPFSISPVVAGLMIVLLYGRLGWFGSWLEANDIKVVFAFPGMLLATIFVSMPFIAREVIPVLDEMGTDQEEAARTLGASDWQIFWKVVLPNIRWGLLYGLVLTNARAMGEFGAVSVVSGNIAAKTQSLPLFVEESYKQYETEVAYSAAVLLALLAVVTLILKEILERRTHNSNSRE
- the cysT gene encoding sulfate ABC transporter permease subunit CysT, with the translated sequence MVTITPPSPPQRRKSNPILKILSKIPWTWIITIVYLALLLILPIAAMLTKASSEPFESFWKTATSPIALSSYEITFVTAFAAAAINGVFGTLIAWVLVRYEFFGKRFLEAVVDLPFALPTAVAGLTLATVYSEKGWIGSLFAPMGIKIAFTRIGVWIAMMFISLPFIVRTVQPVLTELEKEIEEAAWSLGASKIQTFIQVILPPLTPAILTGVALGFSRAVGEYGSTVIIASNTPFRDLITPILIFQRLEQYDYVGATVIGVVMLAISFVSLLAINLLQAWSKRYG